One genomic region from Leptolyngbyaceae cyanobacterium JSC-12 encodes:
- a CDS encoding galactose mutarotase-like enzyme (IMG reference gene:2510095895~PFAM: Aldose 1-epimerase) — MYAIATEARQYQTIVLSDSAKQTRLEAVPERGGIVTRWQLNGQEILYLDEARFQDPTLSVRGGIPILFPICGNLPNNTYTYNGQTYTLKQHGFARELPWVVLDQQADDNSARLSLGLSSNEHTLAVYPFEFQLVFTYILQGNTLTLHQRYTNQSNVPMPFSAGFHPYFAVQDKDQLRVQIPSSQYDDNVTKSVQAFSGQFNFELDEIDAAFTELSSRVSSVVDEGRSQRLTLTFSPEFSTLVFWTVKGKPFYCLEPWTAPRNALNTGNHLLHLDPNQSLELEMQLTVFNLNN; from the coding sequence ATGTATGCGATCGCAACTGAAGCCCGGCAGTATCAAACCATCGTTCTCTCCGATTCAGCCAAGCAAACTCGGCTGGAAGCGGTACCAGAGCGCGGTGGCATTGTGACCCGGTGGCAACTGAATGGGCAAGAGATTCTGTATCTGGATGAAGCCCGGTTTCAAGATCCAACCCTCTCGGTACGGGGAGGCATTCCCATCCTGTTTCCGATTTGCGGCAATCTACCCAACAACACCTACACGTATAACGGTCAAACCTACACGTTGAAGCAGCATGGCTTTGCCCGTGAGTTGCCCTGGGTTGTCTTAGATCAACAAGCTGATGATAATAGCGCTCGCTTAAGTCTGGGCTTAAGCAGCAATGAGCACACCCTTGCGGTGTATCCGTTTGAATTTCAACTGGTCTTTACCTACATTTTGCAGGGTAACACGCTGACGCTGCATCAACGCTATACCAACCAATCCAACGTGCCCATGCCCTTCTCTGCTGGGTTCCATCCTTACTTTGCTGTGCAGGATAAAGACCAATTACGAGTGCAGATTCCTTCCAGCCAATATGATGACAACGTGACGAAATCAGTACAGGCATTTTCTGGGCAGTTTAATTTTGAGCTAGATGAAATTGATGCCGCGTTTACTGAGCTTTCGAGTCGAGTATCAAGTGTGGTGGATGAGGGGCGATCACAACGCCTCACCCTTACCTTCAGTCCTGAATTTTCTACCCTGGTTTTTTGGACTGTGAAAGGAAAACCCTTTTACTGCCTAGAACCCTGGACCGCTCCCCGCAACGCACTCAACACGGGCAATCATCTACTTCATCTTGATCCCAATCAAAGTTTAGAACTGGAAATGCAACTAACCGTGTTTAACCTAAACAACTAA
- a CDS encoding hypothetical protein (IMG reference gene:2510095897) produces the protein MSFTEQQEIVSYVEENIPQFHQNRINGLRNLKLQTILKRKNPYLFKAKNVITASDLVKGLLDAHLSSSEEGLFGGFLEGLAVFICTRTFNGRKSSSEGIDLEFEREHVRYIVSIKSGPNWGNSSQIRRMVDNFNRAKRVLRTNTSSLNVVAVNGCCYGKDDQPDKGEYLKLCGQRFWEFISGNELLYTDIIEPFGYKAKENNELFEQEYSKVINKFTLEFMQNFCDTEGQIIWQRIVQMNSAKKIQI, from the coding sequence ATGTCGTTCACTGAGCAACAGGAAATAGTTAGTTATGTTGAGGAAAATATTCCTCAATTTCATCAAAATCGAATAAATGGTTTGAGGAACTTAAAGTTACAGACGATTCTTAAAAGGAAAAACCCATATCTCTTTAAAGCAAAAAATGTGATTACCGCCAGTGATCTTGTCAAAGGGTTGTTGGATGCTCATTTGTCGTCCTCCGAAGAAGGGTTATTTGGGGGATTCTTAGAAGGACTTGCTGTGTTTATCTGTACTAGAACATTTAATGGTAGAAAATCCTCATCCGAAGGAATAGATTTAGAATTTGAACGAGAGCACGTGAGATATATTGTCTCTATAAAATCTGGACCTAATTGGGGGAATAGCTCTCAAATCAGAAGGATGGTTGATAACTTCAATAGAGCTAAGCGAGTACTAAGAACTAATACATCTTCGCTCAATGTAGTCGCTGTGAATGGATGTTGTTACGGGAAAGATGATCAGCCAGATAAAGGTGAGTACTTAAAGTTGTGTGGGCAACGTTTTTGGGAGTTTATTTCTGGAAATGAGTTGCTATATACGGACATTATTGAACCTTTTGGATACAAAGCGAAAGAAAATAATGAACTATTTGAGCAAGAATATAGCAAAGTAATCAATAAATTTACCCTTGAGTTTATGCAAAACTTTTGTGACACTGAGGGTCAAATTATTTGGCAAAGAATCGTTCAAATGAACTCAGCGAAGAAGATTCAGATCTGA
- a CDS encoding putative polyglutamate capsule biosynthesis protein (IMG reference gene:2510095894~PFAM: Bacterial capsule synthesis protein PGA_cap) has protein sequence MVQSSGLYYTSVYESAQRGNVRAIAAWLNQVLLPYGIRARLGAKHPGALKVLVEFDFPYDRSNPPRVWREQLIRLICHRLWKLNSPVIHGVSVTARFVDQPKRLVWRQSVRIVTPANKLRRQQSSQLRSRIRQTSRRKNRLRLARTLLVGGPAVAAVVVGGLLGYSRAPVEQTDATASSQPERMPANLPTRPDTVRTALETVPVVKHNDVVNPQDPTVTLMFSGDVTLAETFKDVMGSNYAQTFAEMPEYKQADLAMVNLENPLTRSTLQMPGKQFNFKADPESVEVLKSGGVDIVTLANNHSMDYDAEGLKETLSTLEAAGIEYMGAGTDLTHARRPQIVDVKGQRIAYLAYWGEEYGAEANKPGVNNIREERIAEDIRAIRDQVDWVVVNYHWGQELADFPADWQVKLAHFTIDQGADLIVGHHPHVLQGAEIYKGRAIAYSLGNFIFGGNSRTDYDTAVLRVALKDKQMKVEFLPVEVTGYKPKVAQGARATQILNHITQISAEFKQPMPTTTVLDARTPTTTTPESLAPTPPDPSVPAPVPSNSPSFEPSPAPETNQPADSGTGTKGYEKPASPEAVSPSNQLDGAAESLPTPIDPNNLDALPGYGGKPMPSPTPLPSIDPMNPDAYLETPSAAPVNPTTNSISPGNTQAQPSPSPQLPSFSQPNNSFTNSPSTTPLNFEQANPQNTQGNKSGADSSISISFRIQPNSQSEESEEEPLQVALAAPMMW, from the coding sequence ATGGTTCAGTCGAGCGGTCTGTACTATACATCTGTATATGAGTCAGCGCAGCGCGGAAATGTGCGAGCGATCGCAGCCTGGTTAAATCAGGTCTTGCTTCCTTATGGGATTCGTGCCCGATTAGGGGCAAAGCATCCTGGAGCCTTGAAGGTATTAGTTGAGTTTGACTTTCCATACGATCGCAGTAACCCACCAAGGGTCTGGCGAGAGCAATTGATTCGGCTCATCTGTCATCGCCTTTGGAAACTGAATTCTCCTGTAATTCACGGAGTCAGCGTTACGGCTCGATTTGTTGATCAGCCCAAACGCTTAGTCTGGAGACAATCTGTTCGGATTGTAACTCCCGCCAATAAGCTAAGACGGCAGCAATCTAGCCAACTTCGTTCGCGTATCCGCCAAACCTCTCGCCGTAAAAACCGTCTGAGGTTGGCTCGCACCTTACTAGTTGGTGGACCAGCCGTAGCAGCGGTAGTTGTTGGTGGGCTTCTGGGTTATTCTCGCGCTCCGGTTGAACAAACGGATGCGACCGCATCGTCTCAGCCAGAGAGAATGCCTGCCAACTTACCAACCCGCCCTGATACCGTTCGTACTGCCCTGGAAACAGTACCTGTGGTGAAACACAATGATGTTGTCAATCCTCAAGATCCCACAGTGACGTTGATGTTTTCTGGAGATGTTACCCTGGCAGAAACGTTTAAGGACGTAATGGGCAGTAACTATGCTCAGACTTTTGCGGAGATGCCAGAATACAAGCAAGCAGATTTGGCGATGGTGAACTTGGAAAATCCTCTCACCCGTTCAACGCTGCAAATGCCTGGGAAACAATTCAATTTCAAAGCAGATCCGGAGTCGGTTGAAGTCCTGAAATCGGGAGGAGTAGATATTGTGACTTTAGCCAACAATCACTCAATGGATTACGATGCTGAGGGCTTGAAGGAAACGCTAAGCACCCTGGAAGCTGCTGGGATTGAGTATATGGGTGCAGGCACTGACTTGACCCATGCTCGCCGTCCTCAAATTGTGGATGTGAAAGGGCAACGGATTGCCTATCTGGCTTATTGGGGGGAAGAGTATGGAGCAGAAGCAAATAAACCAGGGGTGAATAATATCCGCGAAGAGCGCATTGCAGAGGATATTCGTGCGATTCGGGATCAGGTGGATTGGGTGGTGGTCAATTACCACTGGGGGCAAGAACTGGCAGACTTTCCTGCTGATTGGCAGGTGAAACTGGCGCACTTTACGATCGACCAAGGAGCGGATTTGATTGTAGGGCATCATCCCCATGTGTTGCAGGGCGCAGAAATTTACAAAGGACGAGCGATCGCGTATTCATTAGGGAACTTCATTTTTGGTGGCAATTCCCGCACTGATTACGACACTGCTGTGTTGCGCGTAGCATTGAAAGATAAGCAAATGAAGGTAGAATTCTTGCCTGTAGAAGTGACGGGGTATAAACCAAAAGTGGCACAGGGCGCTCGCGCAACGCAGATTCTTAATCACATCACTCAAATCTCCGCTGAGTTCAAGCAACCAATGCCCACCACCACGGTGCTCGATGCCCGCACACCGACAACTACTACTCCAGAAAGTCTGGCCCCCACCCCACCTGACCCGTCGGTTCCGGCTCCGGTTCCATCCAATAGTCCCAGTTTTGAACCATCTCCTGCTCCGGAGACAAATCAGCCCGCTGATTCTGGGACAGGGACTAAAGGCTATGAAAAGCCAGCATCCCCTGAAGCTGTCTCACCTTCTAATCAACTGGATGGAGCAGCAGAATCCTTGCCGACCCCAATTGATCCGAACAATCTAGATGCATTGCCAGGATATGGTGGCAAGCCAATGCCCTCACCAACTCCCTTGCCATCCATTGACCCGATGAATCCCGATGCGTATCTGGAAACTCCCTCCGCTGCTCCAGTTAATCCGACGACAAACTCCATTTCTCCAGGCAACACCCAGGCACAACCGTCTCCCAGTCCTCAACTGCCTTCCTTCTCACAACCGAATAACTCATTTACCAACTCGCCCAGCACAACTCCATTGAATTTTGAACAGGCAAATCCTCAAAATACCCAGGGAAATAAATCTGGCGCAGATTCTAGTATTAGTATTAGTTTCCGAATTCAACCCAATTCCCAGTCAGAAGAAAGCGAGGAAGAACCGCTCCAGGTTGCCTTAGCCGCTCCCATGATGTGGTGA
- a CDS encoding putative ABC-type transport system, periplasmic component/surface lipoprotein (IMG reference gene:2510095904~PFAM: Basic membrane protein), with translation MTVQFNRRKFLITGTAALTGSFLLKACASPPSNPDTTASPASPASPAATDLKVAIILPGVITDKAWNQAGYEGLNEIKTKFGAETAYVEKIGQAEQAEALSDFARRGFNLVYAHGGQFDAAIQQVAGQFPKTFFVGVNGAASGANIAALRIDHLQASYLCGIIAATISKSKKIAYLAGQEFQATQEELRGLQLGAQSVDPAIQVSSSFTGDWNDAAKAKEAAAALISSGADVIYQWLDNAAPTVLQTASDKGIYAFGNTADQLDVAPKAVLTSAVKRIDLAIAKLAELASKNELKGQIYTLGLEEPEILFLGKFNSAVPADLQDKVKKTQSAILDKKITFESCQEGGKETRCVKGAA, from the coding sequence ATGACGGTTCAGTTTAATCGCCGTAAGTTTTTAATCACCGGAACCGCTGCTTTGACAGGCAGCTTTCTACTAAAGGCCTGTGCTAGTCCTCCCAGTAACCCAGATACCACCGCCTCGCCTGCATCCCCCGCTAGCCCGGCTGCCACGGATCTCAAAGTTGCGATTATTCTTCCTGGCGTAATTACCGACAAAGCTTGGAACCAAGCAGGCTATGAAGGCTTGAACGAAATTAAAACTAAATTCGGTGCGGAGACTGCCTATGTTGAAAAAATTGGGCAGGCAGAACAAGCAGAAGCCCTGTCGGATTTTGCTCGTCGCGGGTTTAACCTGGTCTACGCGCACGGAGGACAGTTTGATGCAGCAATTCAACAGGTGGCAGGGCAGTTCCCAAAAACATTTTTTGTGGGTGTTAATGGAGCGGCATCTGGAGCAAACATCGCAGCCCTGAGAATTGACCATTTGCAGGCAAGCTATCTCTGCGGCATTATTGCGGCAACGATATCTAAGTCGAAAAAGATTGCGTATTTAGCAGGGCAGGAATTTCAGGCAACGCAAGAAGAACTGCGCGGGCTGCAATTAGGAGCACAATCTGTTGATCCTGCAATTCAGGTAAGTTCGAGCTTTACGGGCGATTGGAACGATGCAGCAAAAGCAAAAGAAGCCGCAGCTGCACTGATTTCCTCTGGAGCAGATGTCATTTACCAATGGTTGGATAATGCTGCTCCTACGGTCTTGCAAACGGCTAGTGATAAGGGCATTTACGCCTTTGGGAATACCGCTGATCAGTTGGATGTTGCTCCAAAGGCAGTGTTGACTAGTGCGGTGAAGCGAATTGATCTGGCGATCGCTAAACTGGCAGAACTTGCCTCTAAAAACGAACTCAAAGGGCAGATTTACACACTGGGTTTAGAAGAACCCGAAATCTTATTCCTGGGCAAATTCAATAGTGCTGTTCCCGCTGACTTGCAAGATAAGGTGAAAAAGACTCAATCCGCTATTCTAGACAAGAAAATCACCTTTGAAAGTTGTCAGGAAGGCGGTAAGGAAACTCGCTGCGTCAAAGGAGCCGCTTAG
- a CDS encoding hypothetical protein (IMG reference gene:2510095905) has protein sequence MQAPMQLSYRGSVYNVTPAIAPADSEIIGKYRGVPMTFRSPLGVTSAETVTTLCYRGNHYLRVR, from the coding sequence ATGCAAGCCCCCATGCAGCTTTCTTATCGTGGTTCTGTTTACAACGTAACGCCTGCGATCGCGCCTGCTGACTCTGAAATCATCGGAAAATATCGCGGGGTACCTATGACTTTCCGCTCTCCTCTAGGTGTAACTTCTGCTGAAACCGTCACAACCCTCTGCTATCGCGGCAACCACTATCTGCGAGTGCGTTAA
- a CDS encoding ATPase component of uncharacterized ABC-type transporter (IMG reference gene:2510095903~PFAM: ABC transporter) produces the protein MTYLRLDRITKKFGLFVANDEISMEVQAGSIHALLGENGAGKSTLMNILCGLYQPTAGQIFLNDQPVKILSPMAAIAHGIGMIHQHFMLVPQLTVVENIILGTNLSLRLNLKQKADEIAQMAEAYGLPVDPLAIVGDLPVGIQQRVEILKALYRNAKLLILDEPTAVLTPPEIERFFEVLRQLAANQHTIIFISHKLDEVINLCDRVTVLRRGKVVATTTTQASNPRELAELMVGREVILHREKPTRPVESVVLDVNGLQVDSDRHLPVLQNISFQLHAGEILGIAGVDGNGQRELADAIAGLRIPAQGTITLNGQLITNWTPQQRVKQLKIGYIPEDRQKMGLILPFSIARNLILKAFKLLPFCRRWVLQSTAIANNANIAIQAFDIRATSGSLKVSQLSGGNQQKVVLARELSGHPDLIIAIQPTRGLDVGATEYVQKALLAERERGAAILYISTELEEVMTMSDRIAVMFAGRFVEMLDAKTATIDHLGYLMAGGKPSTEH, from the coding sequence ATGACTTATTTGCGTTTAGATCGCATTACTAAAAAGTTTGGCTTGTTTGTTGCTAATGACGAGATTTCAATGGAGGTGCAAGCTGGCTCCATTCATGCGTTGCTGGGGGAAAATGGGGCAGGTAAGTCCACGTTGATGAATATTTTGTGTGGATTGTATCAGCCAACAGCCGGACAAATCTTCCTGAATGACCAACCTGTGAAAATCTTGTCACCCATGGCTGCGATCGCCCACGGTATTGGCATGATCCATCAACACTTCATGCTGGTGCCGCAATTGACGGTGGTAGAGAACATTATCTTGGGAACGAACCTGTCCCTGCGCCTGAACCTGAAACAAAAAGCTGATGAGATTGCCCAAATGGCGGAAGCGTACGGCTTACCTGTTGACCCATTGGCGATCGTGGGTGATTTACCAGTCGGTATCCAGCAACGGGTTGAGATTCTAAAAGCGCTATACCGCAATGCCAAACTATTAATTTTGGATGAACCGACAGCAGTTCTGACTCCACCGGAAATTGAGCGGTTTTTTGAAGTATTGCGACAACTGGCTGCCAACCAGCACACAATTATTTTCATCAGTCATAAGCTGGATGAAGTGATTAACCTGTGCGATCGCGTCACAGTGCTGCGCCGGGGTAAAGTTGTCGCTACAACGACCACGCAAGCAAGTAACCCGCGAGAACTGGCAGAACTCATGGTGGGGCGAGAAGTGATTTTGCACCGTGAGAAACCTACTCGCCCAGTTGAATCAGTAGTCCTGGATGTGAACGGGTTGCAAGTTGATAGCGATCGCCACTTGCCAGTTTTACAAAACATCTCATTTCAGCTTCATGCAGGGGAAATTTTGGGTATTGCCGGAGTTGATGGCAATGGGCAGCGGGAACTGGCAGACGCGATCGCTGGGTTACGCATACCAGCACAGGGCACGATTACCCTGAATGGTCAATTGATTACCAATTGGACACCCCAGCAGCGGGTGAAGCAACTCAAGATTGGCTACATTCCCGAAGATCGGCAAAAGATGGGGTTGATTCTACCCTTCAGCATTGCTCGAAACCTGATTCTCAAAGCGTTCAAGCTCCTGCCCTTTTGTCGTCGTTGGGTGTTGCAATCAACGGCGATCGCAAACAATGCCAACATTGCCATTCAAGCATTCGACATCCGAGCTACCAGCGGCAGCTTAAAGGTAAGCCAGTTGTCAGGTGGGAATCAGCAAAAAGTAGTGCTGGCACGAGAACTCTCTGGACATCCTGATCTGATCATTGCCATACAGCCGACTCGTGGTTTAGATGTGGGCGCAACAGAGTACGTGCAAAAAGCATTGTTAGCGGAACGGGAACGCGGTGCTGCCATCCTTTACATTTCCACAGAACTTGAAGAAGTAATGACTATGAGCGATCGCATTGCCGTAATGTTTGCCGGACGCTTTGTAGAAATGCTTGATGCCAAAACTGCCACTATCGATCATCTCGGCTACCTGATGGCGGGTGGCAAACCCTCAACAGAGCACTAG
- a CDS encoding hypothetical protein (IMG reference gene:2510095898) yields the protein MILLMTRLPEIANPTRQSYPSDLSDAGTS from the coding sequence ATGATACTTCTGATGACTCGTTTACCTGAAATTGCTAATCCTACTCGTCAGTCTTATCCCAGTGATTTGAGTGACGCCGGGACATCTTAA
- a CDS encoding hypothetical protein (IMG reference gene:2510095901) codes for MAEPIEILNAALRCANANLEQSLVADPQIRERADYIARNLKNRAGVRLLMACLLAKLHRPDVDIRKPYTEIGDTDAFSGRTYDERYITNFINEHNLPCNSTTAFLTPALRNRNITLTKDVNLVGKPPQLYQAVLSLLDDVHNGRLAADTLMAEIVRLLLIDRNERQRRIEALVATLNTTKDAVPLSSEDIVNLIEKHMSLKGTSRLSVLVVAAAYQSAEEFLRERVLTLQAHNAADIQTGALGDVEITLIADDKVITSYEMKNKRVSRADIDRALQKLLLSDRRVNNYIFITTEPVRGRSRLRTISVS; via the coding sequence ATGGCAGAACCAATTGAGATCCTCAATGCCGCTCTTCGATGCGCTAATGCAAACTTAGAACAGTCACTCGTTGCTGATCCGCAGATTAGAGAACGTGCTGACTATATTGCCCGTAACCTCAAGAATCGGGCAGGAGTACGTCTTTTGATGGCTTGTTTGCTGGCAAAACTTCATCGTCCTGATGTCGATATTAGGAAACCCTATACGGAAATTGGAGATACTGACGCTTTTTCAGGCAGAACTTACGATGAGCGTTACATTACAAATTTTATTAACGAACATAATTTGCCGTGCAATAGCACAACTGCTTTTCTCACACCCGCGCTACGGAACCGAAATATAACACTCACTAAAGACGTGAATCTCGTCGGTAAGCCACCACAATTGTATCAGGCAGTTCTCAGTCTGCTTGATGATGTTCACAATGGTCGCTTGGCTGCTGACACTCTGATGGCTGAAATAGTCAGGTTGCTTTTAATTGACAGAAATGAACGGCAGCGACGCATCGAAGCGTTAGTTGCAACCCTGAATACCACCAAAGATGCAGTTCCTTTGTCTTCTGAGGATATTGTCAACTTGATTGAAAAACACATGAGCCTCAAAGGAACCAGCCGTCTTTCTGTCCTTGTTGTGGCTGCTGCTTATCAATCTGCTGAAGAGTTTCTCAGAGAAAGAGTTCTCACATTGCAAGCACACAATGCTGCTGACATACAGACGGGTGCTTTAGGGGATGTTGAGATTACTCTGATTGCGGACGATAAGGTCATAACCAGTTATGAGATGAAAAATAAACGAGTTAGTCGTGCAGATATAGACCGCGCTCTACAGAAATTGCTTTTAAGCGATAGGCGAGTCAACAATTACATTTTCATCACAACTGAGCCAGTACGAGGACGTTCAAGACTACGCACGATCTCTGTATCATGA
- a CDS encoding DNA modification methylase (IMG reference gene:2510095896~PFAM: DNA methylase) — protein MLENSFNSNQTVDRSFQEVQTNILLGDCLEKLAYFSDNTFDLIVTSPPYADSRSKTYGGIKPEEYVEWFLPRTKEFLRVLKPSGTFILNIKEKVVNGERHTYVLELILEMRKQGWLWTEEFIWHKKNCYPGKWPNRFRDAWERCLQFNKSKKFNMYQETVMVPIGNWADTRLRNLSETDKIRDESKVGSGFGKNISNWLNRDNVYPTNVIHLSTECGNKKHSAAFPKSLPEWFIKLFTKEGDWVLDPFLGSGTTCQAAQDLYRNSVGIEISSEYYDLALSSLKPLQRKLFEGPSKYVVH, from the coding sequence ATGCTAGAGAATAGCTTCAATTCAAATCAAACTGTAGACAGATCTTTTCAGGAAGTTCAAACAAATATTTTGCTAGGTGACTGTCTAGAGAAGCTTGCCTATTTTTCGGATAACACGTTTGATTTGATAGTCACTTCACCGCCTTATGCAGATAGTCGCTCAAAGACCTATGGGGGAATTAAACCCGAGGAGTATGTTGAGTGGTTTCTGCCCAGAACGAAAGAATTTTTAAGAGTACTCAAACCCAGTGGAACATTTATATTAAACATCAAAGAAAAAGTAGTGAATGGGGAGAGACATACTTACGTTCTAGAGTTGATCCTGGAGATGAGGAAACAGGGATGGCTGTGGACGGAAGAATTTATATGGCATAAAAAAAATTGCTATCCAGGCAAGTGGCCTAATCGATTTAGAGATGCTTGGGAAAGGTGCTTACAGTTCAATAAGAGTAAAAAATTTAATATGTATCAAGAGACTGTCATGGTTCCGATAGGAAACTGGGCTGACACTCGATTAAGGAACTTGAGTGAGACAGACAAGATTAGGGACGAGTCAAAAGTTGGGAGTGGATTTGGGAAAAATATTTCTAACTGGTTAAACAGAGATAATGTTTATCCGACTAATGTTATCCATTTATCCACCGAATGCGGCAATAAAAAACATAGCGCTGCCTTTCCAAAATCTTTACCAGAATGGTTTATAAAGCTTTTTACAAAAGAGGGAGATTGGGTGCTTGATCCCTTTCTGGGTTCTGGAACTACCTGTCAAGCTGCTCAAGATCTGTATAGAAATTCTGTTGGCATTGAAATCTCTTCTGAATATTATGACTTGGCTTTATCTAGCCTAAAGCCTTTGCAGCGCAAGCTTTTTGAAGGACCCTCAAAATATGTCGTTCACTGA
- a CDS encoding site-specific DNA methylase (IMG reference gene:2510095900~PFAM: D12 class N6 adenine-specific DNA methyltransferase), with the protein MGKVIAFGWYGGKFNHLNWLLPLLPKATHYCEPFAGSAAVLLNREPSPVETYNDIDGEVVNFFRVLRDQPEDLIRAIGLTPFSREELRIAVEEPIDDLSELERARRFFVRARQVRTGLAQTASAGRWAHCKLTSRAGMAGAVSRWLGSVEGLSEIVQRLLRVQIENAPAIEVIQRYDSEETLFYCDPPYPHDSRGDSHAYGYEMTDNDHRELAEVLTNLKGKVALSGYRCELLDTLYKDWNYIESPSKHCLSVKQPRTEILWTNYDVPGDVSEWQNQLRSSMPLFDALMQT; encoded by the coding sequence ATGGGCAAGGTAATTGCATTTGGGTGGTACGGTGGAAAATTTAATCACCTAAACTGGCTGCTCCCCTTATTGCCCAAAGCAACCCACTACTGTGAGCCATTTGCAGGCTCCGCTGCTGTACTACTCAATCGGGAACCTTCTCCAGTGGAAACCTACAACGACATAGATGGAGAAGTTGTCAACTTTTTTCGAGTGCTGCGCGACCAGCCAGAAGACCTGATTCGAGCGATCGGGCTAACGCCGTTTTCTCGAGAAGAACTGAGAATTGCAGTTGAAGAACCCATTGATGATCTTTCAGAATTGGAAAGGGCACGTCGTTTCTTTGTCCGTGCTCGTCAAGTGAGGACTGGTCTCGCACAGACAGCCAGTGCTGGAAGGTGGGCACACTGCAAGCTGACCAGTCGAGCGGGGATGGCAGGAGCAGTTTCTCGTTGGCTGGGAAGTGTTGAAGGACTCTCTGAAATTGTGCAAAGACTGTTGCGAGTTCAGATAGAAAACGCGCCTGCGATCGAAGTGATTCAGCGATACGATAGCGAGGAAACCTTGTTTTATTGTGATCCCCCCTATCCTCACGATTCACGGGGTGATAGCCATGCCTACGGATATGAAATGACTGACAACGACCACCGAGAACTGGCTGAAGTACTGACCAACCTCAAAGGTAAGGTTGCTTTATCTGGCTATCGTTGCGAATTACTGGATACACTCTACAAAGACTGGAACTACATTGAATCTCCCTCGAAACACTGTTTATCAGTTAAGCAACCTCGAACGGAGATACTTTGGACTAATTATGATGTTCCAGGGGATGTGAGTGAATGGCAGAACCAATTGAGATCCTCAATGCCGCTCTTCGATGCGCTAATGCAAACTTAG